One Lentisphaera araneosa HTCC2155 DNA window includes the following coding sequences:
- the alr gene encoding alanine racemase, with amino-acid sequence MAHQHRNTLSIDLRALKENFHKLEKLSSPSQVMPVLKANAYGLGAKEIAAELKESGATIIAVADLNEALDLRDLDLDILILGDIIPEEIPLAIRNNFILPIGSLESAQLISAHAGERRVFCHLVIDSGMGRLGIPAAQALEEFAEIAKLEKLHFDGVYTHFPVAYSDREFSLQQIEAFKDFLNQCPHTFKRIHIANSDGIHNIPEACQAPFNFVRTGLNLYGCFDLEGAQRVQLEPILTLASRLVRVRELNAGMSIGYGREWLLEKTTLVGTVALGYADGFPFNTKAYVLYQGHKCPVIGRISMDYITIDLSQCPNAKSGDAVLCLGDAIPVAKWAKWKGTITYEIICSLGQRIKRIYKK; translated from the coding sequence TTGGCGCATCAGCATCGCAATACATTAAGCATTGACTTAAGAGCTTTAAAAGAAAATTTTCACAAGCTCGAAAAGTTGAGCTCGCCCTCTCAAGTCATGCCCGTTTTAAAAGCCAATGCCTATGGCCTTGGAGCCAAAGAAATCGCCGCTGAACTCAAAGAATCTGGAGCCACAATCATTGCCGTAGCTGATCTCAACGAAGCTCTTGATCTACGTGACTTAGACCTCGACATCCTCATCCTTGGCGATATCATTCCCGAGGAAATCCCCCTCGCTATCAGAAACAATTTCATCTTACCCATTGGTTCACTGGAAAGCGCCCAGCTCATTTCTGCTCACGCAGGAGAACGTCGCGTCTTTTGTCATCTGGTTATCGATTCAGGCATGGGACGACTCGGCATCCCAGCTGCACAAGCCTTGGAGGAATTTGCGGAGATTGCAAAACTCGAGAAACTTCACTTCGATGGCGTTTACACTCACTTCCCAGTTGCTTATTCCGATCGCGAGTTCTCACTCCAACAAATCGAAGCATTTAAAGATTTCCTAAATCAATGCCCTCATACATTTAAACGTATCCACATTGCCAACTCCGATGGCATTCATAATATCCCCGAAGCCTGCCAAGCTCCTTTTAATTTTGTCCGCACTGGACTCAACCTCTATGGATGTTTTGACCTAGAAGGTGCTCAACGAGTTCAACTAGAACCCATTTTGACACTTGCATCGCGCCTCGTTCGCGTTCGCGAATTAAATGCTGGTATGAGTATTGGCTATGGACGAGAATGGCTATTAGAAAAAACGACTTTAGTGGGAACCGTCGCGCTCGGTTATGCCGATGGTTTTCCATTTAACACAAAGGCCTATGTATTATACCAAGGCCATAAATGCCCCGTTATCGGGCGCATATCTATGGATTACATCACCATTGATCTCAGTCAATGTCCTAACGCAAAGAGTGGCGATGCCGTTCTCTGCCTAGGCGATGCAATCCCCGTTGCAAAATGGGCCAAATGGAAAGGTACCATTACTTACGAAATCATTTGTTCCTTGGGACAAAGAATAAAACGCATATACAAAAAATAG
- a CDS encoding lactonase family protein yields the protein MNRRTFIQASSLTVLASSCATSKSQEKHGSYFVGGGSGKNGGLHLYKTCATGENIELLSIAGEGESHGFQVYHNDTLYSCATRGAKKEQVHSIEAYKLNTKENTLEKISSFETAAKLCHVAAHGSLLVVTAYGGNYIESFQLGESGEIQKQLQKYSFTGGSKVNPKRQNSPHPHCFTFDNEGKFGFMPDLGRDLMQAFQVVNNKLIYRHDLDYKSAPGSGPRHFTFHPDGKRAYLINELDFTLTAFIYQEGQLTETDNKRCLPTDFTEWNSCADVHVHPNGHYVYASNRGHNSLAIFKIAYDKIEFLKNESTMGEIPRNFGIYDDFALVANQSSDNIVLFDLDAETGMLTYKSKTEGIGRPSCVNLID from the coding sequence ATGAATAGAAGAACCTTCATCCAAGCCAGTTCACTCACCGTTTTAGCGAGCTCATGCGCCACGAGTAAGAGCCAAGAGAAGCATGGCAGCTACTTTGTTGGTGGTGGATCCGGTAAGAACGGCGGCCTACACCTCTACAAAACTTGTGCCACAGGAGAAAACATCGAACTACTTTCGATTGCGGGAGAAGGTGAAAGTCATGGCTTCCAAGTTTACCACAATGACACACTCTATTCATGTGCGACTCGAGGTGCTAAAAAAGAACAAGTTCATTCTATAGAAGCTTATAAGCTTAATACGAAAGAAAACACTCTAGAGAAAATCAGTTCTTTCGAAACTGCCGCTAAACTTTGCCATGTGGCAGCGCATGGCTCACTGCTTGTGGTGACGGCTTATGGTGGCAATTATATTGAAAGCTTCCAGCTCGGCGAATCTGGCGAAATTCAAAAGCAATTGCAAAAATATAGCTTCACTGGCGGTAGCAAGGTTAACCCCAAGCGCCAGAATTCACCACATCCTCACTGCTTTACTTTTGATAATGAGGGTAAATTCGGCTTCATGCCCGACCTCGGCCGTGACCTCATGCAAGCTTTCCAAGTCGTTAATAACAAGCTCATTTATCGTCATGACCTCGACTATAAATCAGCTCCAGGTTCTGGACCACGCCACTTTACTTTCCACCCAGATGGCAAACGCGCTTACTTGATCAATGAACTCGATTTCACTCTTACCGCATTCATCTACCAAGAAGGTCAGCTCACAGAAACGGATAACAAGCGCTGCTTACCTACTGACTTCACAGAATGGAATAGTTGTGCCGACGTTCACGTTCACCCCAATGGCCATTACGTCTACGCCTCAAACCGTGGTCATAATAGCCTCGCTATCTTCAAAATAGCTTACGATAAAATCGAGTTCCTCAAAAACGAATCGACCATGGGAGAAATCCCCCGTAACTTTGGCATCTATGATGACTTTGCTCTCGTGGCCAACCAAAGTAGCGACAACATCGTTTTATTCGATCTCGATGCTGAAACGGGTATGCTCACCTACAAATCTAAAACCGAAGGTATTGGTCGCCCTAGCTGCGTCAATCTTATTGACTAA